One region of Opitutaceae bacterium genomic DNA includes:
- a CDS encoding dienelactone hydrolase family protein — MNPLPLIYTRTLAVLLAFLVGSCVSAQDWAKAKTEQSPRHLEWTTLRRDGRELACYVGYPEVSEKATAVVMIHDIWGMSPWARGMVDDFAAAGFIAVAPDLLWGAGPKQGGTAEFATDEIPLAMRAIPPAQITADLAAAVKYAAGLPSCNGRVAIVGFCWGGSECFRFATNTSGVKAAYVFYGDGPTLDADLMRIACPVIAFYAENDARINATVSVTTRQMKQLGKSYSPVFYPGAGHGFMKAGQAPAPASDADLQTLERYAANKSARNAAWERLVKSLRSL; from the coding sequence ATGAATCCATTGCCGCTGATTTACACCCGGACGCTGGCGGTCCTCCTTGCATTCCTCGTCGGTTCGTGCGTCTCCGCACAGGACTGGGCGAAGGCAAAAACTGAACAGTCACCCCGCCACCTGGAGTGGACGACCCTGCGTCGTGACGGACGCGAGCTGGCCTGCTACGTGGGGTATCCGGAGGTGAGCGAAAAGGCGACCGCGGTCGTGATGATCCATGACATTTGGGGAATGTCTCCCTGGGCCCGTGGCATGGTTGATGATTTTGCCGCTGCTGGATTCATCGCCGTGGCGCCGGATCTCCTGTGGGGCGCCGGTCCGAAGCAGGGCGGGACGGCGGAATTCGCCACGGATGAAATACCCCTGGCAATGCGGGCGATTCCTCCGGCCCAGATCACCGCGGATCTGGCCGCTGCGGTCAAATACGCCGCCGGCCTGCCCTCCTGCAATGGCCGGGTGGCCATTGTGGGTTTCTGCTGGGGCGGAAGCGAATGCTTCCGGTTCGCCACGAACACATCCGGGGTGAAGGCGGCCTATGTCTTCTATGGAGACGGTCCGACGCTTGATGCGGACCTGATGCGGATCGCATGTCCGGTGATTGCATTTTATGCCGAGAACGACGCGAGGATCAATGCGACTGTGTCGGTCACCACCCGCCAGATGAAGCAGCTCGGCAAGTCATACTCCCCCGTTTTTTATCCCGGCGCCGGGCATGGTTTCATGAAGGCGGGCCAGGCACCCGCACCCGCATCCGATGCGGACTTGCAGACCCTTGAGCGATATGCCGCCAACAAGTCGGCGCGCAATGCAGCCTGGGAGCGGCTCGTCAAATCCTTGAGATCATTGTGA
- a CDS encoding sulfatase, with the protein MHNREGTTRHTTSQPCAAAGIWISRIACLLITAFSLLQGATAEAAATRHPNIVFILIDDLRWDDLSCMGNTVSKTAQIDRIASEGAMFRSAFATTPLCSPSRASILTGLYAHTHGITDNTDRSAASHQLKTFPQELQRAGYETAFLGKWHMGNDSTPRPGFDYWNCLLGQGTSYDAKLYVDGRFIQTKGHVTDMLSDRAVNYIKGRHEKPFMLFFAHKALHPETAQAADGRLSDPKASNFIPAERHKDLYSGIPIPRRPNIDDTLEGKPALRQEIPGLPPLSAATGSSDEAILGRLRMLRGVDESTGAILKALEETGQLDNTLIVVTGDEGYFYGEHGLSVERRLAYEESIRIPLLMRLPSLIKAGEKRDQMVLTLDLAPTFLEIAGALAPKSYQGHSLIPLLKADGPELRDAFLIEYYTDTVFPRVRNMGYQAVRTNDWKYIHYVDLQGADELYDLNRDPYEMRNLIGNAKLAERMKAKLAQVLSETGASRRD; encoded by the coding sequence ATGCACAACCGCGAAGGAACCACTCGACACACGACATCGCAGCCTTGTGCTGCGGCGGGCATCTGGATCAGTCGCATCGCCTGCTTGCTGATCACCGCTTTCAGCCTGTTGCAGGGAGCGACGGCGGAAGCGGCGGCCACCAGGCACCCCAACATCGTCTTCATCCTCATTGACGACCTTCGGTGGGACGACCTTTCCTGCATGGGCAACACCGTCTCCAAGACAGCCCAGATAGATCGCATTGCATCCGAGGGCGCCATGTTCCGCAGCGCGTTCGCGACGACGCCCCTTTGCTCGCCCAGTCGTGCGAGCATCCTGACGGGTCTTTACGCGCACACCCACGGCATTACCGACAACACCGATCGCAGCGCGGCCAGTCACCAGTTGAAGACCTTTCCCCAGGAGCTGCAGCGGGCCGGGTACGAAACAGCCTTTCTTGGCAAATGGCACATGGGCAATGACAGCACGCCTCGCCCTGGCTTTGACTATTGGAACTGCCTCCTGGGGCAGGGGACGTCCTATGACGCAAAGCTGTATGTTGATGGCAGATTCATTCAGACAAAGGGCCATGTGACTGACATGCTGTCGGACCGCGCGGTGAACTATATCAAGGGGCGGCACGAAAAGCCGTTCATGCTGTTTTTTGCGCACAAGGCATTGCATCCCGAAACCGCGCAGGCGGCGGACGGGAGACTGTCCGATCCGAAGGCATCCAATTTCATTCCGGCCGAACGTCACAAGGATCTCTATTCCGGCATTCCGATTCCACGGAGACCCAACATTGATGATACGCTCGAAGGAAAACCCGCACTCAGACAGGAGATACCCGGGCTTCCGCCATTGAGCGCCGCCACGGGATCGAGCGATGAGGCCATTCTCGGCAGGCTGCGCATGCTCAGGGGGGTTGATGAAAGCACGGGTGCGATCCTAAAGGCGCTCGAAGAAACCGGTCAGCTCGACAACACGCTAATCGTGGTAACGGGCGATGAAGGCTACTTTTATGGAGAGCATGGTCTCAGCGTGGAACGGCGGCTCGCCTATGAGGAGTCGATACGGATCCCGCTGCTCATGCGCCTTCCGTCCCTCATCAAGGCTGGGGAAAAGCGCGACCAGATGGTGCTGACCCTCGATCTGGCTCCCACGTTTCTTGAGATCGCCGGAGCCTTGGCGCCGAAATCATACCAGGGTCACTCTCTCATTCCGCTGCTGAAGGCGGACGGTCCGGAACTCCGGGATGCCTTTCTCATCGAATACTATACCGACACGGTTTTTCCGAGGGTGCGCAACATGGGTTACCAGGCGGTCCGGACAAACGACTGGAAGTACATTCACTACGTCGACCTCCAGGGGGCGGATGAACTTTACGACTTGAACCGGGATCCGTACGAAATGCGCAACCTGATCGGCAATGCCAAACTCGCCGAACGCATGAAGGCGAAACTTGCGCAGGTTTTGTCGGAAACTGGAGCCAGCCGGAGGGATTGA
- a CDS encoding SUMF1/EgtB/PvdO family nonheme iron enzyme: protein MSRVPFTQKRALEILGVEVGASRDERTRMFDEKRALLEEKIQQAATPGLKERYQDALNDLIRAYEALELDATEWDLESLEGEPSAGTATEGGHKKRVPGLSGLSPWAMEKVRLSRRFLIPGAVVAALFVALAFGWTWKKRSDAERIANEATARVERENAVTRASQEREAQARAHEQARLAEQKVALEKKAREQLEAEKARLQEVQPYLDEVSESVKKQRAAAHSLGSDTGWRQEWTRRRLALLEAYEKWLKAFAAQHPARAHLQAAERLFQSGNPDGALAEIQVAASQGEKLRTEPENRRYAMVGKPLVDWLTREGNDWPEAALTTLRGEEPGAVERTIASLKAELAYLDEPGAKAVNSDWKEKLLALRALAGASDSNFLRWQQRFVGVVRVETDPSGATLVDENGINMGMTPVKFELMRGGSLSLTAFRKGHTPTSIIATVGLGDDQVVKVTLPEIPVPRAGQKYTIPGLGLDLVWIAPGTFMMGSPESEAYRAADEGPQVKVTLPDGFWLGRCEVTQGEWVALMSSNPSHFKAVGLNGPVESVSWRDAMEFCRRLNEREKAAERLPPGYNYTLPTEAQWEYACRAGTTTAYAGDLNAMGWYVHDHEETSHIVGKKEPNAWGLYDMHGNVWEWCIDWYTDNLRVDSHGAMVVPGDGTYRVSRGGSWNCPEGNCRSALRRWLSPADRGNRLGFRLALTRIDPARAAR, encoded by the coding sequence ATGTCTCGAGTTCCCTTCACACAAAAACGGGCTCTTGAAATCCTGGGGGTGGAAGTGGGGGCCTCACGCGATGAACGAACCCGCATGTTTGACGAGAAGCGGGCATTGCTGGAAGAGAAGATACAACAGGCGGCCACCCCGGGCTTGAAGGAGCGGTATCAGGATGCGCTGAATGATCTCATCCGTGCCTATGAGGCGTTGGAGCTCGATGCGACAGAGTGGGATCTTGAGTCGCTCGAGGGCGAACCATCTGCCGGTACCGCGACGGAGGGGGGCCATAAGAAGAGGGTGCCCGGCCTTTCCGGACTCTCACCCTGGGCGATGGAAAAAGTCCGGCTTTCCCGGCGGTTTCTCATCCCCGGGGCGGTTGTAGCGGCGCTTTTTGTGGCTCTCGCTTTTGGCTGGACCTGGAAGAAACGCTCGGACGCGGAACGCATTGCGAACGAGGCGACGGCGCGGGTTGAGCGTGAAAATGCCGTCACCCGCGCGAGCCAGGAGCGCGAGGCGCAGGCTCGTGCGCATGAACAGGCACGACTGGCGGAGCAGAAAGTTGCCCTTGAGAAGAAGGCTCGCGAGCAACTTGAGGCGGAAAAGGCGCGGTTGCAGGAGGTCCAGCCCTATCTGGATGAGGTGTCGGAGAGCGTGAAGAAACAAAGGGCCGCCGCGCATTCGCTCGGTTCCGACACGGGCTGGCGCCAGGAGTGGACCCGCCGCAGGCTTGCGCTTCTCGAAGCCTACGAGAAATGGCTGAAGGCATTTGCGGCTCAGCACCCGGCGCGGGCGCATCTCCAGGCGGCGGAGCGACTTTTCCAGTCCGGCAATCCGGACGGTGCGCTGGCCGAAATCCAGGTGGCGGCATCCCAGGGAGAAAAACTCAGGACCGAGCCGGAGAACCGGCGGTACGCCATGGTCGGCAAACCCCTCGTCGACTGGCTGACGCGGGAGGGAAATGACTGGCCTGAAGCGGCGCTGACAACGCTTCGCGGCGAGGAGCCGGGCGCTGTCGAACGAACAATCGCCTCCCTGAAGGCCGAGCTTGCGTACCTTGACGAACCCGGAGCCAAGGCGGTGAATTCGGACTGGAAGGAGAAACTCCTTGCATTGCGCGCGCTCGCGGGAGCATCGGATTCGAATTTTCTCCGCTGGCAGCAGCGTTTTGTTGGTGTTGTGCGCGTGGAAACGGATCCATCGGGCGCGACGCTGGTCGATGAGAACGGCATCAACATGGGCATGACTCCGGTGAAGTTTGAGCTCATGCGCGGAGGAAGCCTCAGCCTGACGGCATTTCGCAAAGGGCACACGCCGACCAGTATCATTGCGACGGTTGGGCTGGGGGACGATCAAGTCGTCAAGGTGACGCTGCCGGAGATTCCGGTTCCTCGCGCGGGGCAGAAATACACCATTCCCGGTCTCGGACTCGACCTGGTCTGGATTGCCCCCGGTACGTTCATGATGGGCAGCCCGGAATCCGAGGCATATCGCGCGGCGGATGAAGGGCCGCAGGTGAAAGTGACGCTGCCGGACGGGTTCTGGCTCGGCAGATGCGAGGTCACTCAGGGCGAATGGGTCGCATTGATGTCCAGCAACCCAAGCCATTTCAAGGCCGTCGGACTCAACGGACCGGTCGAGAGCGTTTCCTGGCGCGATGCGATGGAGTTCTGCCGGCGCCTGAATGAACGGGAAAAGGCGGCCGAACGGCTGCCCCCGGGGTACAATTACACCCTGCCCACCGAGGCGCAGTGGGAGTATGCCTGCCGGGCGGGAACGACGACCGCCTATGCCGGCGATTTGAATGCGATGGGCTGGTATGTTCACGATCACGAGGAGACCAGCCATATCGTAGGGAAGAAGGAACCCAATGCCTGGGGGCTCTACGACATGCACGGCAATGTCTGGGAATGGTGCATCGACTGGTACACCGACAACCTGCGAGTGGATTCGCATGGGGCGATGGTTGTGCCGGGCGACGGCACCTATCGCGTCAGTCGAGGGGGAAGCTGGAACTGTCCGGAGGGGAACTGCCGGTCGGCGCTGCGCCGCTGGCTTTCCCCGGCCGACCGTGGAAACCGGCTTGGCTTCAGGCTCGCGCTCACACGGATAGACCCGGCACGCGCCGCACGATGA
- a CDS encoding DUF1080 domain-containing protein, with product MTTKDIVGAMRPIRRWRIGLAVAAIAISPWSIGPLRGQPKSPEDALVWHDMIKEARLEGQGWQAVKHPFDRLPASAEGVVREPVWKLAEHSAGLRFRFKTDAESIRARWKLRLERTAMYHMPATGVSGLDLYVNDAGSWKWAGIGRPRAAGKSQEQVLVSGLSREMREYMLYLPLYNGVDSVEIGLPPGARFESAPPRYDGRKPIVFYGTSITQGGCASRPGMSYEAILGRRLDWPTINLGFSGNGKSEPEMAALVAQLDPSVLVFDSLGNLTAEQAKERVAPFLKAFRSRHPATPIVLLEHLYGPHSRMGASYRTADEEKNAHVRRLYDEWRKGGDKHLHYVSSAYLLGGDGEDTVDGLHPTDLGFMRMADGIEPVLREAMTDAGTPIAQDDGFVPLFDGKTLSGWKRHDGMPPIHRAGKWWMEDGVLYGTQDPPGKGGLLWLDRPFTNYILKLQVQVTYPMDTGVFLRVGQTGLSQQVTFDYRPRGYVGRIFIPFLGHTHVSRDTEGARLVRPDTWNDLTIRIEGDPARIRVWLNGRLVTDFTHSEKTARGLPPTGGIALQVHPDVEGLTTWKAGNAVKFRNVRIKELP from the coding sequence ATGACTACAAAGGATATTGTTGGCGCCATGCGCCCGATCAGGAGATGGCGGATTGGACTGGCGGTAGCCGCGATTGCGATTTCACCCTGGTCGATCGGTCCATTGCGTGGTCAGCCAAAGAGCCCGGAGGATGCGCTGGTCTGGCATGACATGATCAAGGAGGCCCGGCTTGAGGGTCAGGGCTGGCAGGCGGTGAAGCATCCCTTCGACCGGCTGCCGGCGTCCGCGGAAGGCGTTGTGCGGGAGCCAGTGTGGAAGCTTGCCGAACATTCAGCCGGGCTTCGTTTTCGCTTCAAAACGGATGCGGAATCGATTCGTGCGCGGTGGAAACTGCGGTTGGAAAGGACGGCCATGTACCACATGCCGGCAACGGGAGTCAGCGGATTGGATCTGTATGTGAATGACGCCGGAAGCTGGAAATGGGCCGGAATCGGGCGGCCGCGGGCCGCGGGTAAATCCCAGGAGCAGGTGTTGGTGAGCGGTCTCAGCAGGGAGATGCGCGAGTACATGCTCTATCTTCCCTTGTACAATGGAGTGGACTCCGTCGAGATCGGGCTGCCTCCTGGTGCGAGGTTTGAGTCCGCACCCCCGCGTTATGATGGCCGGAAGCCGATTGTGTTCTATGGCACATCCATCACCCAGGGGGGGTGTGCCTCGCGCCCGGGGATGTCCTACGAGGCCATTCTTGGTCGGAGACTCGACTGGCCGACGATCAACCTTGGATTCAGCGGCAACGGCAAATCCGAACCGGAAATGGCGGCGTTGGTGGCGCAGTTGGATCCCTCGGTCCTTGTGTTTGACAGCCTTGGGAATCTGACCGCAGAACAGGCGAAGGAGAGGGTTGCTCCCTTCTTGAAAGCATTTCGTAGCCGGCATCCGGCAACCCCGATCGTGCTGCTTGAGCACCTCTATGGGCCCCATTCCAGGATGGGTGCCTCGTACCGGACCGCGGACGAGGAGAAGAACGCCCATGTGCGGCGGTTGTATGACGAATGGAGGAAGGGCGGGGATAAACATCTTCACTATGTATCCTCGGCTTACCTTCTTGGCGGTGATGGCGAGGATACGGTGGACGGGTTGCATCCCACGGATCTGGGCTTCATGCGCATGGCGGATGGCATCGAGCCGGTGCTGCGTGAAGCCATGACGGACGCCGGCACTCCAATCGCGCAAGATGATGGATTTGTGCCGTTGTTCGATGGCAAAACGCTTTCGGGCTGGAAGCGCCATGATGGCATGCCGCCGATTCATCGGGCGGGCAAGTGGTGGATGGAGGATGGAGTCTTGTACGGAACGCAGGATCCTCCGGGCAAAGGCGGGCTGCTCTGGCTCGATCGGCCCTTCACCAACTACATCCTTAAACTCCAGGTTCAGGTTACCTACCCGATGGACACGGGAGTTTTCCTTCGCGTAGGTCAGACCGGCCTGAGTCAGCAGGTCACTTTTGACTACCGTCCGCGCGGCTATGTCGGGCGCATTTTCATTCCATTTCTGGGTCACACCCATGTTTCCCGGGACACGGAAGGCGCGCGATTGGTGCGCCCGGACACCTGGAACGACCTGACGATCCGCATTGAAGGTGATCCCGCCCGGATACGTGTCTGGCTCAATGGTCGCCTCGTCACCGACTTTACGCATTCGGAAAAGACTGCGCGTGGGCTCCCGCCCACGGGTGGCATAGCGCTGCAGGTTCATCCGGACGTCGAGGGATTGACGACTTGGAAGGCTGGCAACGCCGTGAAGTTCAGGAATGTCCGCATCAAGGAGCTCCCATAA
- a CDS encoding TonB-dependent receptor, with translation MNRQIHVISRTISLVLAVCLPLLIPPGKAAAQSAGVFAGESTGTVTGRVQNSDTGQFLVNARVSVIGSNRQAFTDETGIFWLNDLPAGPVDLQVFYTGLPTEKVRLSVKPGAIVNQEVFLSSIARGPDDRGVVKLDAFKVTAESEMTADALAVNEQRFAGNIKSVLAADAFGDISEGNVGEFLKYMPSIQADFADPQIASVTVRGLASNLTQVSTDGAQMANAHTGGASRVFQFYQVSMNNLSRIELTKVPTPSDPADSMGGIINLISKSAFERKTPQFNYRMFFTGAKDNISLKRMKSPQDKLAHRILPSVEFSYIMPVNDRFGITVSSSSLNRYDERHVAAKVFNTSLANTAASVSNPFMQSFTLQDAPRYTYRDSINVKADWRVTPNSVLSATLQYGDYLTRYSMSQMVANTGTNAVPTAGGQALSWGADHTHGATGRGSMTLDGQNYVIDGATKFGNLRYRFDNGDWQIKAGGSWSKSKTAMNDTEAGQFYSTTNQLIGLPGFVGSLYTVDFLDISQNAPGSIRFTDAAGKSVDITDAKNYRLTAATSVPRLITNEVYTVDASVRRRIHSLPFPLAVEIGGAQRYQKFDTRRKSEAYTYNGPDGNASTWDHSSDYLSDMSRAGRTNRDFGFAGITDLPWFSPVSAYAAWQANPTLFSQTLAQQVSGETFRRTNSELFEETVNAGYFLVDGRFIRNRLRVLAGVRYEQTIGEGAGLLTDPNGVWVRDADGSFAHDSKGARIRKPEAGAAGSLQQLDVTLFERGSKRKRTYDGYYPSANMAYNITENFMARFAYARTYGRPNVTSIIPNMTINEFDLEGGGGADGVLGTISVRNTALRPWVADNYDYTLEYYTNSGGAFTAGVFNKQIDGFFQTVVKVVNEEDLIALGLDPMYAGYQLSTQYNLGKGSVKGYEFSARQPLAVFGTWGKPFDVFANASYFTDISGLNGRTINAGVTIRLDPITFSTKVNYRTGRRGAAVAAMGTDAYEYEGDRTAVDVTISWILRKYISIFAGGSNIFNNDPTAERYGAETPDYAKRFRVQQFGAQYQLGVRGTF, from the coding sequence ATGAATCGACAAATCCACGTGATCTCGCGGACGATCAGCCTCGTTCTGGCGGTCTGTCTCCCGCTCCTCATTCCTCCCGGCAAGGCTGCGGCGCAATCCGCGGGGGTGTTCGCCGGCGAGTCGACTGGAACAGTCACCGGGCGTGTTCAAAACTCCGACACCGGTCAGTTTCTGGTCAATGCGCGGGTTTCAGTCATTGGGTCCAACAGACAGGCGTTCACGGATGAGACGGGAATCTTCTGGTTGAACGACCTGCCAGCCGGACCGGTTGACCTGCAGGTCTTTTACACGGGACTTCCGACCGAGAAGGTCAGGCTGAGCGTGAAGCCGGGGGCGATTGTCAACCAGGAGGTCTTTCTTTCAAGCATTGCACGGGGGCCGGATGACCGGGGCGTGGTGAAGCTGGATGCCTTCAAGGTGACGGCGGAGTCGGAAATGACGGCGGATGCACTGGCGGTGAACGAGCAGCGCTTTGCGGGCAACATAAAGAGCGTGCTGGCTGCGGATGCGTTTGGCGACATCTCTGAGGGCAATGTCGGGGAATTCCTGAAATACATGCCGAGCATCCAGGCTGACTTTGCGGATCCGCAGATCGCCTCGGTGACGGTCCGCGGGCTTGCCAGCAATCTTACCCAGGTGTCCACGGACGGTGCGCAGATGGCCAACGCCCACACCGGGGGGGCCAGCCGCGTTTTCCAGTTCTATCAGGTGTCGATGAACAATCTCTCAAGGATTGAGCTGACAAAGGTGCCCACGCCAAGCGATCCGGCGGATTCCATGGGCGGCATCATCAATCTCATCAGCAAGAGTGCATTCGAACGCAAGACGCCACAGTTCAATTACCGCATGTTTTTCACGGGCGCGAAGGACAACATCAGCCTCAAGCGGATGAAAAGCCCGCAGGACAAGCTCGCTCACCGAATCCTGCCAAGCGTCGAGTTCTCCTACATCATGCCCGTCAATGACCGGTTCGGGATAACGGTATCGTCAAGCAGCCTGAATCGCTATGACGAGCGGCATGTGGCGGCCAAAGTGTTCAACACGAGCCTGGCAAACACAGCAGCCTCGGTGAGCAATCCGTTCATGCAGTCGTTTACGCTGCAGGATGCTCCACGCTACACGTACCGTGATTCAATCAACGTCAAGGCTGACTGGCGGGTGACGCCCAATTCGGTTTTGTCGGCGACGCTTCAATATGGTGATTATCTGACCCGGTACTCAATGAGCCAGATGGTGGCCAACACGGGAACAAACGCCGTTCCCACCGCCGGTGGCCAGGCGCTCAGCTGGGGGGCGGACCACACCCATGGTGCGACGGGGCGTGGATCCATGACGCTCGACGGGCAAAACTATGTCATCGATGGCGCAACCAAATTCGGCAATCTGCGGTATCGCTTCGACAATGGAGACTGGCAGATCAAGGCAGGCGGCAGCTGGTCAAAATCCAAGACCGCCATGAATGACACGGAGGCGGGGCAATTCTATTCGACCACCAATCAGCTCATCGGACTACCCGGATTCGTTGGATCTCTCTATACAGTCGATTTCCTGGATATTAGTCAGAACGCTCCGGGCTCCATTCGCTTCACGGATGCAGCGGGCAAGTCCGTCGACATCACTGACGCCAAGAACTACCGGCTTACCGCCGCCACCTCAGTGCCAAGATTGATCACGAACGAGGTATATACCGTGGATGCAAGCGTTCGCCGCCGCATCCATAGCCTGCCATTCCCCCTTGCAGTGGAGATTGGTGGTGCGCAAAGGTATCAAAAGTTCGATACGCGTCGCAAGAGCGAGGCGTATACCTACAATGGGCCGGACGGCAATGCGTCCACTTGGGATCATTCGAGCGACTACCTTTCTGACATGAGTCGTGCGGGGCGCACGAATCGCGACTTTGGATTTGCCGGCATCACGGATCTCCCATGGTTCTCACCGGTCAGCGCCTATGCCGCATGGCAGGCGAATCCCACTCTTTTCAGCCAGACGCTTGCCCAACAGGTTTCCGGCGAGACGTTTCGCCGGACCAACTCCGAGCTCTTCGAGGAGACTGTGAATGCGGGCTACTTCCTGGTTGACGGCCGCTTTATCCGCAATCGCCTGCGTGTTCTCGCTGGCGTTCGCTATGAGCAGACGATCGGCGAGGGTGCCGGGCTGCTCACGGACCCGAATGGAGTGTGGGTGCGTGATGCCGACGGCTCGTTTGCCCATGACAGCAAGGGAGCCCGCATCCGCAAACCCGAGGCGGGTGCCGCGGGATCATTGCAGCAGCTTGATGTCACGCTGTTCGAGCGAGGCTCGAAAAGGAAACGCACCTATGACGGCTACTACCCGAGTGCGAACATGGCGTACAATATAACCGAGAACTTCATGGCCCGGTTCGCCTATGCGCGCACGTATGGACGCCCCAACGTGACCTCGATTATACCGAACATGACGATCAATGAGTTTGATCTGGAGGGAGGCGGAGGGGCGGATGGCGTGCTCGGCACGATTTCCGTGCGCAATACCGCGCTTCGTCCGTGGGTGGCTGACAATTATGACTATACCTTGGAGTACTACACCAACAGCGGTGGAGCGTTTACAGCCGGCGTTTTCAACAAGCAGATTGACGGGTTCTTCCAGACGGTGGTCAAGGTGGTCAACGAGGAGGATCTGATCGCGCTTGGCCTGGATCCCATGTATGCGGGCTACCAGTTGAGCACGCAGTACAATCTCGGGAAGGGCAGCGTGAAGGGATATGAGTTCAGCGCCCGTCAGCCGCTGGCCGTTTTCGGCACATGGGGCAAACCTTTCGATGTTTTTGCGAATGCCTCCTACTTTACGGATATCTCGGGATTGAATGGCCGGACGATCAATGCGGGTGTCACCATCCGGCTGGATCCCATCACATTCAGCACCAAGGTGAACTATCGAACTGGTCGGCGCGGCGCTGCGGTTGCCGCGATGGGAACAGACGCGTATGAATACGAGGGCGATCGTACCGCAGTCGATGTGACCATATCGTGGATACTAAGAAAATACATTTCAATATTTGCCGGTGGAAGCAACATATTCAACAACGATCCGACGGCTGAACGGTACGGAGCCGAGACGCCGGATTATGCAAAGCGCTTCAGGGTCCAGCAGTTTGGAGCCCAATATCAACTGGGTGTCCGGGGAACCTTCTGA
- a CDS encoding Gfo/Idh/MocA family oxidoreductase, with translation MKKYNVGIIGYGWASTAHIQAINATSQAQVVAVYSSRPQDAAELSARHGGRIETYTDLDSMLRRTDLHAVSVCSFPHQHASHVIAAARAGKHVIIEKPISLNLADALAVAEAIRAAGVRSCVCYECRFSSQFIATKAVIDDGLLGRIHYGEIDYYHGVGPWYGQFRWNTSRRDGGSSLLSAGCHALDALLLCMGGDIASVSSHATKSGNAIFGKYEYGTTSVTLVKFRDGRLGKVASVIDCLQPYYFHTHLVGSEGSLLDNRFHSERIAGLNRHAWSTLSMKLLDSGDVSDHPYQKQFEAFFAAIERGEEMPLTSFQEALVSHRVVLAADRSVETASEVRMDEFA, from the coding sequence ATGAAGAAGTACAACGTAGGCATCATTGGCTATGGGTGGGCGAGCACGGCCCACATCCAGGCCATCAATGCGACCAGCCAGGCTCAGGTGGTGGCGGTCTATTCATCGCGGCCCCAGGATGCCGCTGAATTGAGCGCGCGGCATGGGGGGCGGATCGAGACATACACCGATCTGGATTCCATGCTTCGTCGCACGGATCTGCATGCGGTTTCCGTGTGCAGCTTCCCCCACCAGCATGCGTCGCATGTCATTGCGGCAGCCCGGGCGGGGAAACATGTCATCATCGAGAAGCCGATCAGTCTCAACCTTGCGGATGCACTGGCGGTGGCCGAGGCGATCCGCGCCGCGGGTGTCAGGTCCTGCGTCTGTTATGAATGCCGCTTTTCAAGCCAGTTCATCGCGACCAAGGCGGTGATAGATGATGGATTGCTGGGCAGGATCCACTACGGCGAAATCGACTACTACCACGGTGTGGGGCCCTGGTATGGACAGTTTCGGTGGAACACATCCCGGCGTGACGGCGGCAGCAGCCTGCTTTCCGCGGGCTGCCATGCGCTGGATGCACTGCTGCTCTGCATGGGCGGGGATATCGCCTCGGTTTCAAGCCATGCGACGAAGTCCGGCAATGCGATCTTCGGAAAGTACGAGTATGGGACAACTTCGGTGACCCTCGTGAAATTCCGCGACGGACGGCTGGGCAAGGTCGCATCGGTGATCGACTGCCTGCAGCCCTACTATTTTCACACGCACCTTGTCGGCAGCGAGGGATCGCTCCTCGACAACCGCTTCCATTCGGAGCGGATCGCGGGGCTCAATCGTCACGCCTGGAGCACGCTGTCGATGAAGCTGCTCGATTCCGGTGACGTCTCCGATCATCCCTACCAGAAACAGTTCGAGGCATTTTTTGCGGCCATTGAACGAGGTGAGGAGATGCCGCTGACGAGCTTTCAGGAGGCCCTTGTTTCGCACCGCGTGGTGCTGGCTGCGGATCGATCCGTGGAGACCGCTTCCGAGGTGCGGATGGATGAGTTTGCATGA